The genomic segment attagaacaaataaaaatgtttttccaatccaatattctgttttgggtgttttttctgagggttggaacgaattaatttgtttttagttcatttctatgggaaacgttcgtttgagttacgagaaaatccaggttcatttatatttatatacaagcatgttgccgtgcaaaaagtctctctggACTCCTAGTGAGCCACTTCCAGACCTAGAGATGTATGTTTGACAACCGTGGCCTAGATAGATTAGTTAGAGACATATAGACAATTTCTGCGAGGCCAAACTCAGTCAGACAGTACAGTCTGTTCCTGTGGGCTGCAGccgtgtgaaaaaaaaaacgcttcgATTAAATCACTGGAGAAGAAGAGGAGTCGTGACGTCCTCCCCGAACCAAATTTGTCTTCCGCTTCCTGCCAGTCGTCAAGGAGAATCCCCGGGAAAGTCCAGGTCTGATTGGCTAGGAGGCGGAGGAAGTGTTGCCATGTACGTCTGCCGATTGAACACGGCGCCACACTCTCCTTTTGGATAAGCAGGTTGCTGCGCTAACAGCTTCATGTAACCATAAAGTGATGAATTTCACTCTACTGTTTCGAAAATTGCCACTACTTCTGTTTTTCTCTCCCTTTATGTAAGTACGAGTCTATAGCAGGTGGCAATGCGGATTGTCTCACTGGCGGACGGAGGCACAACATGGCCATAGAAAGGGAGCTTTTACAACATACTCTACATTCAGAAAACAGTTCAATAGAGCTTAGGTTTCTAACATTTAGGATTCATCATTAACATGACGCAATTGCATTAAAAACGCCTCTTTGCGAAGGCTTAATGCCTAACAAACATCTTTTAATTTGAACGAACCATACGTGGAGTTCCTCAAGGGTCCACTCTCAGACTGCGTCCAtttacaggggtgggcaattaattccacaaagggccgcagtgccTTCCAACCCATAATAATAAACCTTTCCcccaatctggtatgttagatatccatacctgtcaacctctgccgataactgcccttataaatgattatgattccccttacaaaccccccaaaaaccttacaaacaccgtacgagtcgtacggtgtttgtaaggtttttggggggtttgtaaggggaatcataatcatttataagggcagttatcggcagaggttgacaggtatggatatacaatcagtggattgcagccaggtgcttctttttccagcagaaatctaattggttaaactgtctgtgttggatcggttggaacaaaaacctgtacccacagCGACCCTCGAGGACAGGATTGCCCACCTCTAATTTAACTATATCAAGGGTCACCAACTTCATTCCTatatagcaggggtcgggaacctttttgacgaagagagccacaaacaattcatattttccaatgttattccttgatgagccatactacaaatttaaaagtcaaaatacatacatgtaaacgagtgccttttccgtttttttttataatttcatcacttttaaagtggaaaaaacggaatatttttaaaagattcttatgctgttgctaatcaatgagaggatgcattccataagagtatactgcaaaaaaaatgaagattaaatcagttctagatgtaatatctcagttctgtcaccagcaatttccatattttagctcacaggttagcaaagagccagatgcacccatcaaaagagcctcatgtggctcccgagccataggttccctacccctgctatataGTAATATGTTTTCCGTGTCTCCCTCTTCCAAGACACCAGAATGAAATAATCAAACTTGTTATCAAGTGTCTGGACGGCTTGCAGACGATATGATcattggattcaggtgtgttggacgagggagaaatggaaaacagactggataggacctcaaggaccggagttgTTGACCCATGATCTACTATAGGCTTTCTTTAACTTATATATTATGGAACAGTATGCGATTTTCTTTACATTTCAATGTCccctacatcaagggtgtcaaactcgggttggttttcAGGCCGCATTACGGTCAAcacaatttcatgtgggccagaccagttTAGAtcaaatatttagattattttttttaaattggattagaagaactggatcaaaagccctaaatattcagttttttatagatctaaaacaatggtttttttcttagtaagggaaaacgtcttttaatcatttgtttttcatttcaaaaggaaactaaatcTTTTTCATTATGTTTCATATGAAAGTGGaattacagaaaatattttatatatttatttttagattttacaaaatgctttttgaattgagaaaaaaattggattaaaaacaaTTGCAATTAGTGAtcttaaaaggggaaaatcagggaacatgatatacatctataatcttcatttgaatttgaccctaaaacagaaagtcggcactcatgatttactttctcgggccacacaaaatgatgcggtgggccagatttagccccaggccgccactttgacacctgtgccctacaTGATTGATTATAGTCCCTTAGTCTAAAAAAACTGTACATTTCAATTAACATTCATCCGATTGAGCCAAGCGTTGCACGTACTTGATCACAAAGCTCAGAAATTTCTGGttttatacaaataaaaattctgCATGTACTCTATGAATGAGCCTCAAGGTgacattcatccatccatcaggTTTAATCTAGCTAACCATTCAAAATTTATCATCACCAACCATCATTTATCTATCTGTATTTCTCTATCCACttgtatgtattattttttgtagCGATGTCCTCATGTGTCGAATTCTGGTTATATAAAGAAATCTACTGATGGCGTGTCTGGTATGTCTAGACTTGAATGTTTGTTCTGTCTGCTCCCCACACCCCCCGCGCCCACCACCTccacataaaattaaaaaaaaactggattctATGTTCTGAGTCGTGACTCGCCTGCTTCTGTTGTCACTGCCTGGCTCTATGCCCACCGGAGCTCCGGATGCACTGCTCCAGAAGGCGCGAGGGGCCGCAACATCCGTGCCTGGCGACCAATCGGCTTCTTACCCAGCACCGCGGGAGGAGCCGATGGCGGGGAAGTTCGCTCACGCCGCGTGGGCTGGCCGAACGCGGAGTAGAAAAGGGAGCCGGAGCCGCTATTTGACAGTCAAGCCGGGAACACAGGAAGAGTGAGCAGGAGCTTTTTCAGCACCAGCCGTTAGCGGACAGCGGGACAGCGACACAGCAGCTCAGCAAATCTCAGCACTCGACTCGAGCAGCATCCATCATGGTTCTCATCTGGACACAGTTTGGAGTCAAGCACAACAATGTCAACGTCAAGTGTAAAGTGCGGGTGATGCACAGAGGGGATAGCTCCAGCTCTACTTCATCTGCTGTAAGTAGGACAAGGATTGAATATACTGAAATACATGtccgtatgtatatatatgcaaataTTTGAATAGGTGTTCACAAACGGATCCTAAAATTATGCCTTGAATGTACATTATTTTAGAATTTGATTGCTTTCATAACTGTATTCCtaaattttaaaattatattattataataaatcagaaatttgacttttaaaaggTTACCAGGGATGTACTAGGAaacaaatatgaatatatacGTAAACGTGCTTGAAAAATTGTAAAGTCTGTATTGTTGCCAATCTGAAAACGTGTCtgtaaaaagaataataatgcaTGAAACAAAAACTGAAACTCTAAAGAAAATCCTTTCATAACTAATTTGCAAAAAAGACAGGTTACTAATGAGTTGTAAAAGTATACAAACAAGAGTTcacttatttgaattgaatcTCCTGAAAAGAAAATGATCACAAATAATACTAGCGATGTTGAATTTTTATAATCGTGCTTTTTCTGAACAAAATGGTCTCATTAGTGTCAATTATCAACCTATCAAACACTACTAACTTATCATAAAATGTCACCCACAATGTAATGATCTtactagaagaagaaaaaagatatGAATTCTTCAATTCATCCAATAGCAGCAGAGAAGCTCAGTTGTCAGGGAAGTCTTCCCCTACCTCCTCTTTTCTGTCCCCCACCCCAACTGCTATGCTATGCACCAGCCTTTAAAATTCACAGCAGGTAGAAAATAAGCAAACAACAACAGAACGAATAAGCTAGAAGGTACCATCAGcgaatgaaaacatttgaattctAATATCAAGCCCACCTTGCCGCCCTCTGCAGGAAGGCAACAAATCCGACACGGAGACCCCCTGCCTTTCTAACAAGCCCAGCGCTGGCAAGGACTTCTACAAAGTCCTGGGCGTGGCGCACGATTCCAACGAAGATGAGATCAAGAAGGCGTACCGGAAGATGGCGCTCAAGTTCCACCCGGACAAAAACAGCGACGCTGATGCGGAGGACCGATTCAAGGAAATCGGTGAAGCCTACGAGGTGTTGGCCGATCCTCACAAGAGGAGCATCTACGATCAGTTCGGAGAAGAAGGTGAGCGTCAAATATTCGTGGTCTCAATTCTCCAACGTTGACTTCATTGAATCTCATTGATTGTTAAAACGACAAACTGCAAAAAACTTTTAAATTCCTCATCGCAAGTAGAACATTATTATCCGGTTTATTCTCCATGTAAATACCCATTGATACATTTGACAAAAAAGAACTAGTCCTCTACTGGTGACGTTTTGTCCAATCAAAATTTTAGCTAATAATTCATGAATAAACTCTCACCACAGAAACCTTCACTTCAAGTTTTGAATCCGATGTTTTTTTGAGTGCTCAATTAACTGAAATCAAAGAAGTGACCTGCGTCTCCTTCCGTTTTAGGTCTCAAGAGCGGCGTCTCCATGACAGGCCAAGGCCACGCTTTCCGCAACCATTTCCCCGCCGATCCGCACGCCACTTTCTCCTCTTTTTTCCACGGCTCCGACCACTTTGACATCTTCTTCGGTCACGACGTCGACGAGGAAGAGCTCTTCAACCCCTTCCGCCGCTTCCCCTTCAGCCACGTGGGCGGTCACGAGGGCGGCGGCCTGAGGCGGGGCGGGCGGCGGCCACGCGGCGAGGCCCTGGTGCGCGATCTGCCAGTGAGCCTGGACGACGTGATGCACGGCTGCACCAAGCACGTCAAAATCACCCGTAGCCGTCTCGGTCCGGATGGCCACGGCCTGCGGACCGAAGACAAGGTGCTGAACGTGGTGGTGAAGAAAGGCTGGAAGGCGGGCACCAAGATCACCTTCCCAAGGGAGGGCGACGAGACCCCCGACAGCACGCCCGCCGACGTCACCTTCATCCTCAGGGATGCCGAGCACCCACAGTACAAAAGAGACGGCGCCAACATCGTCTACACGGCCAGCATCACCCTCAAAGAGGTTAGTCTCCATTTTCCAATCCTGCATTCGGTCAATTTCACTTCACCGAATCATACAGTGAACAATTCACAAACTCTAGATTTAACGTCAacatgatttcacgtgggccggaccattttagatataatatttatatatatattttttataaatggattaaaagaactggattaaaagccctgaatattcagtttttttatagatctaaaacaatgtttattttagcttttttaaatatatttttagatttgacaaaatgatttttgaactaaaaacacagaaaaaaatgattgaaaaattaaaattattgatttaaaagggggaaaaaaatcaggaaatttaatatacatctatactctttattttaatttgatcctaaaacagaaagttggcactcatgatttagtttcccgggccacacaaaatgatgcggcgggccagatttggcccccgggccgccactttgacacatcggTCAGCTTCGGCGGTGTCGTCAAACATCTTAGCTAcgtttcccagtcaaaatggcgcTATCAATGGCTTTCAATTAATTGACAAGGAAGTTAATCAACAGAAGGTAGTCTTCAAAAGGTCTCAAATTCAACAGGAAACGACCAAAGAACAGGAAGCAGcccggaaatgccccaaaactctATTAGAAATGATCCCAAATTTAGAGGAAGTGTCCCACAAGTAGGCTCAAATTACCAGGAATTGACATAAAATTCACTTGTTGGCAACAatagataaaaaaacaacaagtagTGACCGAGAATGAACTCTTGACCtctcattgacaatgatagacgtccaattaatttaaacagGGAGTTAAAACTGTAACTTAATGTTAAAATTTAAGTGAATTTGGACGCTTCAACAGAAGCCAAAGAATTCATTTTGGGTGACTTTGTTTGCCTGATTTTATATTTAACAATTGATTTTAGTTCCTTCATCCACCCCTCCcactaaaaatggattggacgtctctcttCAATAACCATCACAATTTGTTGATGACAAAAtccagaggaggaaaaaaacagtaaattaaATGCCCTAGTAAAATATGTTACGAAAGCGCTACTCTTCCTCCCGCTTACGCAATGAATGGCTGAAAAGACTTCAATTAAGAGAGAGTAGGCGCTGGCATTGAGTCGCAGCTTGTAGTCGTTACCTCATCCGCCCCCGCCAAGTTCGGCGCTAAATTTAGCACGCCACTCTCCGTGATGCTGCTCCGGAGGAGGAGGCATTTTCATCTCTCTTCCGCTTGCCCACGCTCACCAGATTAGCACGGCAGAGACAGTCCCTCCTTGCGTAACGGCCTTTTAAGCACAACTGACACATTTCTAGTTTAAGCAAGGCAAGGCTAATTTGTGTCGCGCATTTCAACATAAGTGGGGGGAATGATAGAGGAAAAACTTTCAACCAACCAGGGCGCCATAAAAATGCCTCCATAGCATTACAACTTAATGCAATTGTCACAATTACGACTTGAGCCAAGAGAACTAACGTTTCCTTTCTCCTTTGCGTTTTTTCCAGGCGCTTTGCGGCTGTACGGTCAACGTTCCCACCCTGGACAACCGACTGATGCCTTTGCCGTGCAGCGACGTTATCAGACCCGGTGAGCTGCGGCGCCTACGTGGCGAAGGCCTGCCCGTAGCGCGCAGCCCGTCGCGTCGGGGCGACCTGGTGGTAGAGTTCCAGGTGCTCTTCCCTGATAGGATTCCGCCGCAATCTCGGGAAATCATTAAGCACAGTCTGGGCCAATGCTAACCTGTGTCGGACTCCAAAATAGAGCAATTCTTTGAAGACCAACGGACAAAGTTCAAGGTAGCCAACGACTATGATCGACGCCCTGAGAAAAGGGCGTCAAATAGTATTTGATATCACTTTCACAGAATTCTTTGGAAACTAATCATCAAATCGCACGTTCAACCTTTGGATATCCAACAACACATTTTCTGATAACCAATAGCATTGAACACTTAGCCAT from the Stigmatopora argus isolate UIUO_Sarg chromosome 16, RoL_Sarg_1.0, whole genome shotgun sequence genome contains:
- the LOC144090792 gene encoding dnaJ homolog subfamily B member 5-like, which encodes MVLIWTQFGVKHNNVNVKCKVRVMHRGDSSSSTSSAEGNKSDTETPCLSNKPSAGKDFYKVLGVAHDSNEDEIKKAYRKMALKFHPDKNSDADAEDRFKEIGEAYEVLADPHKRSIYDQFGEEGLKSGVSMTGQGHAFRNHFPADPHATFSSFFHGSDHFDIFFGHDVDEEELFNPFRRFPFSHVGGHEGGGLRRGGRRPRGEALVRDLPVSLDDVMHGCTKHVKITRSRLGPDGHGLRTEDKVLNVVVKKGWKAGTKITFPREGDETPDSTPADVTFILRDAEHPQYKRDGANIVYTASITLKEALCGCTVNVPTLDNRLMPLPCSDVIRPGELRRLRGEGLPVARSPSRRGDLVVEFQVLFPDRIPPQSREIIKHSLGQC